Proteins from one Limanda limanda chromosome 9, fLimLim1.1, whole genome shotgun sequence genomic window:
- the nrl gene encoding neural retina-specific leucine zipper protein: MSSPPLPMPSLPPSPLAMEYLNDFDLLKFEVKSDTPPLPPPCPYPKSGYDPSSSPYTSHPPQDSSLNSSPYNSLPPSPTLSDAHPPPSGSSSLSSSSSSISFPFSISNSFNSGISSGSQGNVEGSPGHSGPQGPTPASLEDLIWLAALQQQFGGEVTGPATLLGALGGVPERGDRERGPANGFLGCEDAVEALLNSAAAAVSSQFPGLSQSSTSNLGDSSSESGGDISCTKGTDMCHRPLVFLSSAPASLPNATQASASYPQPLSPQGRLHHHQHHHHQHHSHHSMHGSHHHHHHPLVNQCGSNDRFSDEQLVSLSVRELNRHLRGVSKDEVVRLKQKRRTLKNRGYAQSCRYKRLQHRHALESEKHVLTQQLEQLQCELTRVLRERDTYKARYEKLLSTNHGAGGEPPLTRPTNPPSPPPDYFL; encoded by the exons atgtcctctcctcccctccccatgccctctctcccccccagcCCGCTGGCCATGGAGTACCTGAATGACTTTGACCTCCTCAAGTTTGAGGTGAAATCTGAcactcctccactccctcctccttgTCCATATCCCAAATCTGGCTACGACCCCTCGAGCTCACCGTACACCAGCCACCCTCCCCAGGACTCCAGTTTGAACTCCAGCCCGTACAACTCGCTGCCGCCCTCGCCGACGCTAAGCGACGCCCACCCGCCTCCCTCaggctcttcctccctctcatcttcatcctcctccatctccttcccCTTCTCCATCTCGAACAGCTTCAACTCTGGTATCAGCTCTGGCTCTCAGGGGAATGTGGAGGGGAGCCCGGGCCACAGCGGGCCCCAGGGTCCCACTCCGGCCTCGCTGGAGGACCTGATCTGGCTGGCAGCGCTGCAGCAACAGTTTGGAGGGGAGGTGACAGGGCCTGCCACCCTGCTGGGAGCCTTGGGAGGGGTGCCagagagaggggacagagagagggggccGGCAAATGGCTTCCTGGGCTGTGAGGATGCTGTTGAGGCCCTGCtgaactcagctgctgcagctgtcagCTCACAG TTTCCAGGTCTCTCTCAGAGTTCCACCAGCAATCTTGGAGACTCAAGCAGCGAGAGCGGAGGCGACATATCCTGCACCAAGGGGACGGACATGTGCCATCGCCCGCTCGTCTTCCTCTCATCGGCCCCCGCCTCCCTCCCCAACGCCACCCAAGCCTCGGCTTCCTACCCGCAGCCCCTCAGCCCCCAGGGTCGCCTTCATCACCACCAGCATCACCATCATCAGCACCACTCGCATCACTCCATGCATGGCagccatcaccatcaccaccacccacTAGTTAATCAG TGTGGGTCAAACGACCGCTTCTCTGACGAGCAGCTGGTGAGCCTGTCGGTTCGCGAGCTCAACCGACACCTGCGTGGCGTGAGCAAGGACGAGGTGGTGCGCCTGAAGCAGAAGCGCCGCACGCTAAAGAACCGGGGCTATGCCCAGTCCTGCCGCTACAAGCGCCTACAGCACCGCCACGCTCTGGAGTCAGAGAAACATGTGCTCACACAACAG TtggagcagctgcagtgtgAGCTGACTCGAGTGCTGAGGGAAAGAGACACCTACAAGGCTCGCTACGAGAAGCTCCTCAGCACGAACCACGGCGCCGGCGGCGAGCCCCCACTGACCCGCCCCACAAACccaccctccccaccccccgACTACTTCCTCTGA
- the LOC133011133 gene encoding GTP-binding protein REM 2-like, producing the protein MQTDVPEDRLSNEEKATTCDSMTLSSTPTARRGSTPLPLKHQLRREEAVHDDCDWTSGAAGPSASPIRFGPALDVTPTVAVEGRPDGPLRIALLGQNGVGKSSLALALAGDMDRTASVDSDGEGYVCTVTVDEEESAIIIFDNWRQDLSALQCEVCVLVFSVTDRRSFHRTAQLRLLLREIRPQTPIILVGNKSDLVRTREVPSQEAMSSAALFNCLFLEISASLDHRTLELLECAVRLARGQSPWPPGMSAEDLSGGGQRESITSRAKRFLSSLVPRYPREREAGKFLRQKSRSCHDLGAL; encoded by the exons ATGCAGACAGATGTGCCCGAAGACAGACTCAGCAATGAGGAGAAGGCGACCACG TGTGACAGTATGACTCTGTCCAGCACGCCGACAGCTCGCAGAGGAAGCACTCCTCTGCCACTGAAGCACCAGCTCAGACGAGAAGAAGCTGTGCACGATGACTGCGACTGGACATCAGGGGCTGCCGGGCCCTCTGCGTCACCGATCCGCTTCGGTCCAGCCTTGGACGTCACTCCGACCGTGGCGGTGGAGGGCCGACCTGATGGACCTCTAAGGATCGCCCTGCTGGGGCAGAACGGCGTGGGGAAGTCTTCTCTGGCCCTCGCCCTCGCTGGGGACATGGACAGGACGGCCTCTGTGGATTCTGATG GGGAGGGATacgtgtgcacggtcacagtggatgaggaggagagcgcCATCATTATCTTTGACAACTGGAGACAG GACCTGTCGGCTCTGCAGTGCGAGGTGTGTGTCCTGGTGTTTTCAGTGACTGACAGGCGCAGCTTCCACCGCACCGCCCAACTCCGACTCCTTTTGAGAGAGATTCGGCCCCAAACTCCCATCATCCTCGTTGGTAATAAGAGTGACCTTGTCCGCACACGTGAGGTCCCCTCTCAAG AGGCCATGTCCAGCGCCGCCCTATTCAACTGTCTCTTCCTGGAGATCTCTGCCTCTCTGGACCACCGCACCCTAGAGCTCCTGGAGTGTGCGGTGCGACTAGCCAGGGGCCAGTCCCCGTGGCCCCCGGGGATGAGCGCGGAGGACTTGAGCGGAGGAGGCCAACGCGAGAGCATCACCTCCCGTGCCAAACGTTTCCTGTCCAGCCTGGTGCCCCGGTACCCACGAGAGCGGGAGGCGGGCAAGTTCCTGAGGCAGAAGTCCCGCTCGTGCCATGACCTGGGGGCGCTGTGA